One stretch of Hydrogenovibrio kuenenii DSM 12350 DNA includes these proteins:
- the thpR gene encoding RNA 2',3'-cyclic phosphodiesterase, giving the protein MRIFIGVEVSDGDLRQSLTAWQHRSESFLSERWRMTKPDNLHLTLRFLGQVEEHRIHEIAENLPGWVSEDKEISVESTTLKLLPSDEKVRVVALAFVNDPSLQLMVDKINGGLNCLGFEKPDLPFLPHVSLARHKGKPLKEFDVQEISWPQDVSVRLNICAVTIFSSESSDNGVVYRPLFSHPL; this is encoded by the coding sequence ATGCGAATTTTTATTGGTGTTGAAGTAAGTGACGGTGATTTGCGGCAATCTTTGACTGCATGGCAGCACAGGTCTGAATCTTTTTTGAGCGAACGCTGGCGCATGACAAAGCCTGATAACTTGCATTTAACGTTGAGGTTTTTGGGTCAGGTAGAAGAGCATCGTATTCATGAAATCGCTGAAAATCTGCCAGGCTGGGTCTCTGAAGATAAAGAGATAAGCGTAGAAAGTACGACTCTTAAGCTTTTGCCAAGTGATGAAAAGGTTCGAGTGGTTGCTTTAGCTTTTGTAAATGACCCCTCTTTACAGTTAATGGTGGATAAAATTAATGGGGGTTTAAACTGTTTGGGTTTTGAAAAACCTGATTTACCTTTTTTACCTCATGTTTCACTTGCTAGGCATAAGGGAAAACCTTTAAAAGAATTTGATGTACAAGAAATTTCTTGGCCTCAAGATGTTTCAGTTCGTTTAAATATTTGTGCGGTGACGATCTTTAGTAGTGAGTCGTCAGATAATGGAGTTGTCTATCGCCCATTGTTTAGTCATCCCCTTTAA
- the crcB gene encoding fluoride efflux transporter CrcB: MQSFHIMQLLAVGVGGTFGAMSRFLLSNQMYAWWGRDFVWGTLTVNALGSFLIGLMTILMIDKLQLALEWRALLIVGFLGSFTTFSTFAFETLLFLQEGLFEKAMMNIVANVVLCLYMVWFGVWSGKQFLL; encoded by the coding sequence ATGCAAAGTTTTCACATAATGCAATTGTTGGCAGTCGGCGTTGGCGGTACTTTTGGTGCTATGTCGCGTTTTTTATTATCGAACCAAATGTATGCCTGGTGGGGGCGTGATTTTGTTTGGGGTACGCTTACCGTTAACGCACTAGGGTCTTTTTTGATTGGTCTGATGACAATCTTAATGATCGATAAATTGCAATTGGCTCTAGAGTGGCGAGCATTATTGATTGTTGGCTTCCTAGGTTCATTTACGACATTTTCAACATTTGCTTTTGAAACGCTATTGTTTTTGCAAGAAGGGCTGTTTGAAAAAGCCATGATGAATATCGTTGCCAATGTGGTTCTATGTTTGTACATGGTTTGGTTTGGGGTTTGGTCAGGAAAACAGTTTCTTTTATAA
- a CDS encoding sensor domain-containing diguanylate cyclase: protein MDFSSSDCYRFKTFIENMNDAIVVENESGELVLANQAFCDLFNITASPDDLIGMDCSYSAQQSKHLFKDPERFIERKNEILKDKEPVRHELLEMVGDKFLERDFIPIFENGEYVGLVWVFKDLTTHYIMESQLMMLTEKIREQSLTDSLTGIGNRRYLDSELPKYCDYAKRHNTPLCIAIIDIDYFKSINDEYGHEIGDQALVHVANYLKASVRSSDLIGRMGGEEFMVVMPETSLADAAKRISDLHASYQSPSVLNKRMTFSVGVSCVLPERDFKTSLNSADQALYQAKREGRDRVVVSED from the coding sequence GTGGATTTTAGCTCTTCAGATTGTTATAGATTTAAGACATTCATCGAAAATATGAACGATGCCATTGTTGTTGAGAACGAGAGTGGAGAGCTCGTCTTAGCTAACCAAGCCTTTTGTGATTTGTTCAATATCACCGCCTCACCTGATGATCTCATCGGCATGGACTGCTCGTATTCGGCTCAGCAATCAAAGCATCTGTTTAAAGACCCTGAACGTTTTATTGAAAGAAAAAACGAAATACTTAAGGATAAAGAACCCGTTCGCCATGAGTTGCTTGAAATGGTGGGAGATAAGTTTTTGGAAAGGGACTTTATTCCTATTTTCGAGAATGGAGAATATGTCGGGTTGGTTTGGGTTTTTAAGGATCTGACAACGCATTACATCATGGAATCTCAGCTCATGATGTTGACAGAAAAGATACGAGAGCAGAGTTTGACGGACTCTCTCACCGGCATTGGTAATAGAAGATATTTGGATAGCGAATTGCCAAAATACTGCGACTATGCCAAGCGCCACAACACGCCATTATGTATAGCGATTATTGATATAGATTACTTCAAGTCAATAAACGATGAGTATGGTCACGAAATAGGCGATCAGGCGTTGGTTCATGTCGCCAACTACTTAAAGGCATCGGTTCGTTCATCTGATTTAATTGGACGGATGGGCGGGGAAGAGTTCATGGTCGTTATGCCGGAAACCTCCTTGGCGGATGCGGCAAAAAGAATTTCAGACTTGCATGCATCTTATCAATCTCCTTCGGTTCTCAATAAGAGAATGACTTTTAGTGTCGGGGTGTCTTGTGTTTTACCTGAGCGAGATTTTAAAACGAGTTTAAATAGCGCTGACCAAGCACTTTATCAGGCAAAAAGAGAGGGCAGGGATAGAGTTGTTGTTTCAGAAGACTAA
- the serS gene encoding serine--tRNA ligase produces MLDAKLLRTELEQVAEKLKTRGFDLDVAHIQSLETQRKELQVKAQELQAQRNSRSKEIGKAKASGQDIQPLLDEVATLGDSLKEAEEASQSIQAKMEEIYAGIPNLPHESTPVGGGEDDNVLVRQWGEPKQFDFEVKDHVDLAESRGWYDNDAAVKITSSRFSVLKGSMAKLQRAITQFMLDTHAEAGYEEVYVPFLVNQDSLRGTGQLPKFEADLYKIDKHEEHDTSDRDLYLIPTAEVPVTNLVRDEIIDQANLPLKFTAHTPCFRSEAGSYGKDTKGLIRQHQFEKVELVQVVEPETSYQALEELTQQAELILQKLELPYRLMSLCTGDIGFSSAKTYDLEVWLPGQSAYREISSCSNFEDFQARRLMTRYRSGQDKPQLVHTLNGSGLAVGRTLVAVLENYQNADGSVTVPKALRPYLGGAETL; encoded by the coding sequence ATGCTAGACGCAAAGTTACTGAGAACGGAACTGGAACAAGTTGCAGAAAAACTGAAAACACGCGGTTTTGATTTAGATGTTGCACATATCCAATCACTTGAAACGCAACGTAAAGAGCTGCAAGTTAAAGCGCAAGAACTTCAAGCGCAACGCAACAGTCGTTCTAAAGAAATAGGTAAAGCGAAAGCATCCGGTCAAGACATTCAGCCACTATTAGATGAAGTCGCAACTTTGGGCGATAGCTTAAAAGAAGCAGAAGAAGCCAGCCAATCTATCCAAGCAAAAATGGAAGAAATCTATGCCGGTATTCCGAACCTTCCTCACGAAAGCACGCCTGTTGGTGGCGGAGAAGACGACAATGTATTGGTGCGCCAGTGGGGTGAACCGAAACAATTTGATTTTGAGGTCAAAGATCATGTTGATTTAGCAGAGTCACGTGGTTGGTATGACAATGATGCCGCAGTTAAAATTACCTCATCAAGATTCTCAGTTTTAAAAGGGTCTATGGCCAAGCTACAGCGTGCCATTACTCAATTTATGCTAGATACCCATGCAGAAGCAGGTTATGAAGAAGTTTATGTACCATTTTTGGTCAACCAAGACAGTTTGCGTGGTACTGGGCAATTACCAAAGTTTGAAGCAGACTTATATAAGATCGACAAGCACGAAGAGCATGATACTTCCGATCGTGATCTTTATTTGATACCGACAGCAGAAGTGCCTGTGACTAACTTGGTTCGTGATGAAATCATAGATCAAGCTAACTTGCCACTTAAGTTTACCGCTCATACGCCATGCTTCCGTTCAGAAGCAGGTTCTTACGGTAAGGACACCAAAGGTCTGATTCGTCAGCACCAGTTTGAAAAAGTCGAGTTGGTACAAGTGGTTGAACCTGAAACCTCTTACCAAGCACTAGAAGAATTAACGCAACAAGCTGAACTCATCCTGCAAAAGCTAGAGCTGCCATATCGTTTAATGTCACTTTGTACGGGTGATATTGGCTTCTCCTCAGCCAAGACCTATGATTTGGAAGTTTGGTTGCCTGGGCAAAGCGCTTATCGTGAAATTTCTTCTTGCTCTAACTTCGAAGATTTCCAAGCAAGACGTTTAATGACACGCTATAGAAGTGGGCAAGATAAACCACAACTCGTTCATACCCTAAACGGTTCTGGTTTGGCAGTAGGGCGCACATTGGTTGCTGTTCTAGAAAACTATCAGAATGCAGATGGAAGTGTTACCGTACCTAAAGCATTAAGACCTTATTTGGGTGGTGCAGAGACGCTTTAA
- the gcvP gene encoding aminomethyl-transferring glycine dehydrogenase encodes MDQKIAGLMKNDDFSQRHIGSNTEQQQAMLSALGYDSLEALLDAIVPQSIRRQSSMALGNGLSEHDALEKLKSMADKNQSVKSFIGMGFYNTLTPPVVLRNVLENPAWYTAYTPYQAEISQGRMEAMLNFQTMIADLTGMELANASMLDEATACAEAMTLCQRVSKSKGNVFFVAEDCHPQNIEVLKTRAEPLGIEVVVGNPEHGFDDLDLFGVLLQYPGTYGDVKDLSTIIEEAHNKKALVAVATDLLALTLLKSPGEMGADVAIGNSQRFGVPLGYGGPHAAFMATQDAYKRSMPGRLIGVSVDRLGNHAYRLALQTREQHIRREKATSNICTAQALLAVMASFYAAYHGPKGLKRIANKVFQLTSVFVLALEKAGFEVNNKTFFDTVSFVVPSADAVLQAAEAEGYNLRKISDTQVGVSFDEMTTLEDVALLIKVLVPDTTCDATEYGERAAFSIPGELQRQTDFLTHEVFNRYHSETEMMRYMRHLADKDLALDRAMIPLGSCTMKLNAAAELMPISWLEFSGIHPFAPLHQVEGYQEMIEDLENMLCEATGYDAVSLQPNSGAQGEYAGLLAIRAYHESRGEGHRDICLIPASAHGTNPASAHMAGMKVVVVKTSEKGDIDLADLQAKCEQHGQNISAIMITYPSTHGVFEEDVKTVCDMVHQQGGQVYIDGANMNAMVGVSSPGEFGGDVSHLNLHKTFAIPHGGGGPGVGPIGVGKHLAPFLPCTPKQDSTVGQVSAAPWGSAGILPISWMYIAMMGKDGLYKATANAILNANYIAHRLAPHFPILYTDKNGHVAHECIVDLRPIKNDSGITVDDIAKRLIDYGFHAPTMSFPVAGTLMIEPTESESQIELDRFCDAMIQIKHEIAQIMEGQFSEQDNPLINAPHTALEVTEDEWSHAYSRQQAAYPLESLKREKYWSPVARVDNVYGDKNLMCSCLPVSAYE; translated from the coding sequence ATGGACCAAAAAATTGCAGGCTTAATGAAAAACGATGATTTTAGTCAGCGTCATATTGGCTCAAATACAGAGCAACAGCAGGCAATGTTGTCTGCTCTTGGCTACGATTCTCTTGAAGCACTTCTCGATGCCATCGTACCGCAATCTATCCGTCGTCAATCAAGCATGGCGCTCGGTAATGGTTTGTCTGAGCATGATGCCTTAGAAAAGCTTAAATCTATGGCGGATAAAAACCAATCCGTTAAGTCTTTTATCGGAATGGGTTTTTACAATACTCTAACGCCACCAGTGGTTTTGCGTAATGTTTTGGAAAATCCAGCTTGGTACACCGCTTATACTCCTTATCAAGCAGAGATTTCGCAAGGCCGAATGGAGGCCATGCTTAATTTCCAAACCATGATTGCTGATCTCACTGGTATGGAGCTCGCTAATGCCTCTATGTTGGATGAAGCCACTGCTTGTGCCGAGGCCATGACCTTATGCCAACGGGTATCTAAATCGAAAGGCAATGTTTTTTTTGTTGCTGAGGATTGTCATCCACAAAATATTGAAGTCCTTAAAACACGTGCTGAACCACTTGGTATTGAGGTCGTTGTTGGTAACCCAGAACACGGGTTTGATGACCTTGATTTATTTGGTGTGTTGTTACAATACCCAGGAACTTATGGGGATGTTAAAGACCTATCAACCATCATTGAAGAAGCGCATAACAAAAAAGCTTTAGTTGCGGTGGCAACCGATTTATTGGCGCTAACGTTATTGAAGTCACCAGGTGAAATGGGCGCGGATGTTGCCATTGGTAACTCACAACGTTTTGGTGTGCCTTTAGGTTATGGCGGACCACATGCTGCGTTTATGGCAACGCAAGATGCTTATAAACGCTCTATGCCGGGTCGCTTGATTGGGGTATCTGTTGACCGTTTGGGAAATCACGCTTATCGCCTAGCGCTTCAAACCCGTGAGCAACATATCCGTCGTGAAAAAGCGACCAGTAACATTTGTACGGCACAAGCACTATTGGCTGTCATGGCAAGTTTTTACGCTGCTTATCACGGGCCAAAAGGACTTAAACGCATAGCCAATAAAGTGTTTCAATTGACCTCAGTATTTGTTTTGGCTTTAGAGAAAGCAGGCTTTGAAGTTAACAATAAAACTTTCTTTGATACGGTTAGTTTTGTCGTGCCATCTGCGGATGCGGTATTGCAGGCAGCAGAAGCAGAAGGTTACAACCTGAGAAAAATCAGTGATACGCAAGTAGGTGTATCTTTTGATGAAATGACAACACTGGAAGACGTCGCCTTATTGATTAAAGTGCTTGTACCAGATACCACTTGTGATGCAACGGAGTATGGTGAACGCGCAGCTTTCAGTATTCCGGGTGAGTTGCAACGTCAAACGGATTTCTTGACGCACGAAGTCTTTAATCGCTATCACTCAGAAACAGAAATGATGCGTTATATGCGTCATCTTGCCGACAAAGATTTGGCGCTCGATAGAGCAATGATTCCATTGGGGTCATGCACCATGAAGCTGAATGCGGCAGCGGAACTTATGCCGATTTCCTGGCTAGAATTTAGTGGGATTCATCCTTTTGCGCCTTTGCATCAAGTAGAGGGTTATCAAGAGATGATTGAAGACCTGGAAAATATGCTTTGCGAAGCGACAGGCTATGATGCCGTTTCTTTACAACCAAACTCTGGTGCTCAAGGCGAATACGCAGGTTTATTAGCTATTCGTGCTTATCATGAAAGCCGTGGTGAAGGGCATAGAGATATCTGTTTGATTCCAGCTTCTGCTCACGGAACCAACCCAGCTTCTGCCCACATGGCGGGAATGAAAGTGGTCGTGGTCAAAACTTCAGAGAAGGGCGATATTGACTTGGCTGATTTACAAGCCAAGTGCGAGCAGCATGGTCAAAATATCTCCGCCATTATGATTACCTATCCTTCTACACACGGTGTGTTTGAAGAAGACGTCAAAACCGTTTGCGATATGGTGCATCAGCAAGGTGGGCAAGTCTATATTGATGGTGCCAACATGAATGCGATGGTGGGGGTTTCTTCGCCAGGTGAGTTCGGTGGTGATGTTTCCCACTTAAACCTGCATAAAACTTTTGCCATTCCTCATGGTGGCGGTGGACCAGGTGTTGGGCCTATTGGTGTAGGTAAGCATCTCGCGCCTTTCTTGCCTTGTACCCCAAAACAAGATTCAACTGTAGGGCAAGTGTCCGCAGCGCCTTGGGGGAGTGCCGGCATTTTACCAATCAGTTGGATGTATATTGCCATGATGGGTAAAGACGGTTTATATAAAGCAACGGCAAATGCCATTTTGAATGCCAATTATATTGCACACCGTTTGGCACCACATTTCCCTATTTTATATACCGACAAAAACGGTCATGTTGCCCATGAGTGTATTGTCGATTTACGCCCTATTAAAAATGACTCCGGCATTACGGTAGATGATATCGCCAAGCGATTGATTGATTATGGTTTCCACGCACCGACTATGTCTTTCCCGGTTGCAGGGACTTTGATGATTGAACCAACCGAGTCAGAATCTCAAATTGAACTGGATCGTTTTTGTGACGCCATGATTCAGATTAAACATGAGATCGCTCAAATAATGGAAGGTCAATTTAGTGAACAAGACAACCCATTGATTAATGCACCTCATACTGCATTGGAAGTGACAGAAGACGAATGGTCGCATGCCTACTCAAGACAGCAAGCTGCTTATCCGCTAGAAAGCCTGAAGCGTGAAAAATATTGGTCTCCAGTTGCTAGGGTCGATAATGTCTATGGTGATAAGAACCTTATGTGTTCTTGTTTGCCAGTTTCGGCTTATGAGTAA
- a CDS encoding replication-associated recombination protein A, translating into MSYKPLSDRLRPTSLEHYVGQKHLLGTNRALSKLLDSGRLHSMIFWGPPGTGKTTLARLIAKQSDLQFISLSAVLDGVKSVREAVEQAKLHQAQFNQGTLLFVDEVHRFNKAQQDAFLPYIEDGTFIFIGATTENPSFELNNALLSRARVYVLRPLEQEDLTQVLHRGIELLSEDLGATLELEPQAEELLVQYADGDARRLLNLLEQAVDFAEQNLPGRVVLTAEHCREIVQGGVRRQDKGGELFYDQISALHKSIRGSDANAALYWLTRMLETGVDARYLSRRLIRMASEDIGNADVKALRLCLDAAESYERLGSPEGELALAQAAVYLAVAPKSNAVYMAYKAAVRDIQEQGTSEVPLHLRNAPTKLMKNLDYGEGYRYAHDEPEAFAAGECYFPEDMPERDYYQPVPRGLEIKIAEKMARLKQMNLQSPIKRRED; encoded by the coding sequence ATGAGTTATAAACCACTTTCTGACAGGTTGCGTCCTACTAGCTTAGAACATTATGTTGGGCAAAAACATTTGCTCGGGACAAATCGTGCTTTATCTAAATTGTTGGATTCAGGGCGTTTACACTCCATGATTTTTTGGGGGCCGCCGGGCACGGGTAAAACCACGCTTGCGAGATTGATAGCCAAACAATCCGACTTACAATTTATCAGTCTTTCTGCTGTATTGGATGGTGTGAAATCGGTACGCGAAGCAGTGGAACAGGCAAAGCTCCATCAAGCACAATTTAACCAAGGCACCTTGTTATTCGTGGACGAAGTCCACCGTTTTAACAAAGCGCAGCAAGATGCATTTTTACCTTATATTGAAGATGGCACCTTTATTTTTATAGGTGCAACGACCGAGAATCCATCGTTTGAACTCAATAACGCCTTGCTATCTCGAGCACGGGTCTATGTTTTAAGACCTTTAGAGCAAGAGGATTTAACTCAGGTTTTGCATCGAGGCATTGAACTGTTAAGTGAAGATTTAGGTGCAACACTTGAGCTAGAACCCCAAGCAGAAGAGTTATTGGTGCAATATGCTGATGGCGATGCACGTCGGTTGTTAAATTTGCTCGAACAAGCTGTGGATTTTGCCGAGCAAAATCTGCCAGGCAGGGTTGTGCTAACGGCTGAGCATTGTCGTGAAATCGTTCAGGGCGGTGTGCGTCGCCAAGATAAAGGTGGTGAGCTTTTTTACGATCAAATCTCCGCTTTGCATAAATCGATACGAGGGTCAGATGCCAATGCTGCTTTATATTGGCTGACACGTATGCTTGAAACGGGCGTGGATGCGCGTTACCTATCAAGGCGTTTGATTCGTATGGCCAGTGAAGATATTGGTAATGCAGATGTCAAAGCTTTAAGACTTTGTTTGGATGCTGCAGAGTCCTATGAACGACTTGGTTCGCCTGAAGGCGAATTGGCGCTAGCACAAGCGGCAGTTTACTTAGCGGTGGCGCCAAAATCCAATGCGGTTTATATGGCATACAAAGCTGCGGTTAGAGATATTCAAGAGCAGGGAACCTCCGAGGTACCACTTCATTTGCGCAATGCACCAACCAAACTGATGAAGAATTTGGATTATGGTGAAGGCTACCGTTATGCGCATGATGAGCCAGAAGCTTTCGCAGCGGGAGAATGTTATTTCCCTGAAGATATGCCAGAGCGTGATTATTACCAACCCGTACCAAGAGGGCTGGAAATAAAGATTGCTGAAAAAATGGCAAGACTCAAGCAGATGAATTTGCAATCGCCAATTAAACGGCGTGAAGATTAA
- a CDS encoding ANTAR domain-containing response regulator gives MRSKFDVLIVSDGGDVGELEAGLLAIGANQIKVLPIEQNILKALNDMPVDLMVLDVQKPTAKMFEQFELVSEYCPKPIICFSDERDSKVIEQSVKAGVAAYIVEGKDASRLKPIIDVAMLRFNACQAVKKELMQVKDKLSQRAVIEKAKGLLIEHRNMSEDQAYKTMRKMAMDQGKKISTIAHEICDVVAGLERSMSSV, from the coding sequence ATGCGTTCAAAGTTTGATGTATTGATTGTCTCGGATGGCGGTGACGTTGGTGAGCTTGAGGCAGGTCTGCTTGCTATCGGTGCAAACCAAATCAAAGTGCTACCGATAGAACAAAATATTCTAAAAGCGCTTAATGATATGCCGGTAGATTTGATGGTTCTGGATGTACAGAAACCTACGGCCAAAATGTTTGAACAGTTTGAGTTGGTAAGTGAGTACTGTCCTAAGCCGATCATTTGCTTTAGTGACGAGCGAGACAGCAAAGTCATTGAGCAGTCTGTAAAGGCTGGTGTGGCAGCTTATATTGTGGAAGGAAAAGATGCGTCTCGTTTAAAGCCGATTATTGATGTGGCGATGTTACGTTTTAATGCGTGCCAAGCAGTTAAAAAAGAGTTGATGCAGGTTAAGGATAAGCTGTCACAAAGAGCAGTAATCGAAAAAGCGAAAGGTTTGTTGATTGAACATAGAAATATGTCTGAAGATCAGGCATATAAAACCATGCGCAAAATGGCAATGGATCAAGGCAAAAAAATTTCGACGATTGCACATGAAATTTGTGACGTGGTTGCTGGTCTAGAACGTTCTATGTCAAGTGTCTGA
- the gcvH gene encoding glycine cleavage system protein GcvH, giving the protein MSQIKYTEDHEWIEIHGDGTATIGITDFAQEQLGDLVYVEVPEEGSVITKGDAVSVIESVKAASDLIAPVTGTIVEVNHVLDDEPEMVNEDPMGAGWFIKVQIDDESELEDLMDEAAYQACIE; this is encoded by the coding sequence ATGAGTCAAATTAAATATACAGAAGATCATGAGTGGATTGAGATTCACGGTGATGGTACTGCGACAATTGGAATTACCGATTTCGCGCAAGAACAACTAGGTGATTTGGTGTACGTTGAAGTACCTGAAGAAGGTTCTGTGATTACCAAGGGTGACGCGGTTTCAGTCATCGAATCAGTAAAAGCTGCTTCAGATCTGATTGCTCCAGTGACAGGAACTATTGTTGAAGTGAATCATGTTTTGGATGATGAACCAGAAATGGTCAATGAAGATCCTATGGGGGCTGGTTGGTTTATAAAGGTTCAGATTGACGACGAATCTGAATTGGAAGATTTGATGGATGAAGCAGCATATCAAGCATGTATTGAATAA
- a CDS encoding glycine cleavage system protein R encodes MRQSIVVSVLGEDSPGLVAALSKLIVSYQGDWVESSMAGLAGKFAGILRVDLPKDQVEAFTKALESENLGLKVMYEMSEPDDVSQAFKQYDIELIGQDRPGIVHRLTDALARLGGSVETLESEVIEASMSGEQLFKAQLSLKIPLDIDRNEIQQALEAIANELIADIQLADA; translated from the coding sequence ATGAGACAATCGATAGTGGTCAGTGTTTTAGGTGAAGATTCTCCCGGTTTGGTTGCGGCTTTATCAAAGTTGATTGTCAGCTATCAAGGAGACTGGGTAGAAAGTAGCATGGCTGGCCTGGCAGGAAAATTTGCCGGTATTTTGCGTGTCGATTTACCTAAAGATCAGGTTGAAGCTTTTACAAAAGCGCTTGAGTCAGAAAATTTAGGGCTTAAAGTAATGTATGAAATGTCAGAGCCAGATGACGTATCTCAGGCATTTAAACAATATGACATTGAATTGATTGGTCAAGATCGCCCTGGCATCGTTCATCGTTTAACTGATGCTCTGGCGCGCTTAGGCGGTAGTGTTGAAACACTAGAGTCCGAAGTAATTGAAGCCAGTATGTCGGGTGAGCAATTATTTAAAGCGCAGCTCTCGCTAAAGATTCCATTAGATATTGATCGAAATGAAATTCAGCAGGCATTAGAAGCCATTGCAAATGAACTGATTGCCGATATTCAATTGGCAGATGCATAA
- the gcvT gene encoding glycine cleavage system aminomethyltransferase GcvT translates to MTESANLLKTPFYDLHVEAGARMVPFAGYDMPVQYPLGIKKEHLHTREKAGLFDVSHMGQVKLKGEKAAQALEALVPVDIIDLPLLKQRYALFTNDQGGVLDDLMVTSVEDGLFLVVNAACKEQDIAHLKANLDSSVEVQVLDDKALLALQGPEAKTVMAKLAPESESMVFMTAKSLEIGGIPCFVTRSGYTGEDGFEISVAKDQAEALAKLLLADDAVEWIGLGARDSLRLEAGLCLYGHELATDITPIEASLNWAISKARRPDGERAGGYPGADIIGSQMQSGAPRKRVALLPQGKMPVRDGAEIVTEDQTLVGVVTSGGFGPSLNAPIAIALLDSKVVQSQQPLFAMVRGKAIPVEITSLPFVKQNYYRGV, encoded by the coding sequence ATGACAGAGTCCGCCAATCTTCTTAAAACACCCTTTTATGACCTACATGTTGAAGCGGGAGCCAGAATGGTTCCTTTTGCTGGTTATGACATGCCTGTGCAATATCCTTTAGGCATTAAAAAAGAGCATTTACATACCCGTGAAAAAGCCGGTTTGTTTGATGTTTCTCACATGGGGCAAGTTAAGCTAAAAGGGGAGAAGGCAGCTCAAGCATTAGAAGCATTGGTTCCAGTTGATATTATTGATTTACCTCTTTTGAAGCAGCGTTATGCATTGTTTACTAATGACCAAGGCGGTGTGTTGGATGACTTAATGGTCACCAGTGTTGAAGACGGTTTATTTCTAGTGGTCAACGCAGCCTGTAAAGAGCAAGATATTGCCCATTTAAAGGCGAATTTAGACAGTTCGGTTGAAGTGCAAGTGCTAGATGATAAAGCTTTGTTGGCGCTACAAGGGCCAGAAGCTAAAACTGTCATGGCGAAACTTGCGCCAGAGTCTGAATCTATGGTGTTTATGACGGCGAAATCGTTGGAAATTGGTGGCATTCCCTGTTTTGTAACACGTTCTGGTTATACTGGCGAAGACGGTTTTGAGATTTCAGTTGCTAAAGATCAGGCCGAAGCCTTGGCTAAATTATTACTGGCCGACGATGCTGTTGAATGGATTGGGTTAGGCGCGCGTGATTCTTTGAGATTGGAAGCGGGTCTGTGTTTATATGGCCATGAGCTTGCAACAGATATCACACCTATCGAAGCCAGTTTAAATTGGGCAATCTCCAAAGCCCGACGCCCAGACGGTGAAAGAGCAGGCGGTTATCCTGGCGCTGACATTATAGGCTCACAAATGCAATCTGGCGCACCACGTAAAAGAGTTGCGTTATTGCCTCAAGGAAAAATGCCAGTTCGTGATGGCGCAGAAATCGTTACCGAAGATCAAACACTTGTAGGTGTGGTAACCAGTGGCGGGTTTGGGCCTAGTCTGAATGCACCTATTGCCATAGCATTATTGGATTCTAAAGTTGTTCAAAGCCAACAACCACTTTTTGCAATGGTTCGTGGCAAAGCTATACCTGTTGAAATAACGTCTTTACCGTTTGTAAAACAGAATTATTATCGTGGTGTGTAA
- a CDS encoding DUF6858 family protein, producing MQQQFFQEKFPIYKLQFNKSESKFATVDDIIAQLQSEIEANPKATLIAIFDHYSHTQSIDGEIRGDIKDAKNIIFCFGMKIPNPEVLAVRPRSIAVTDLGDSFMVSFMEPPMQVATDFMEDWCKALVK from the coding sequence ATGCAACAACAATTCTTCCAAGAAAAGTTTCCTATCTACAAGCTTCAGTTTAACAAGTCCGAATCCAAATTCGCCACTGTAGACGACATCATTGCACAATTGCAATCAGAAATCGAAGCCAACCCGAAGGCGACACTAATCGCTATTTTCGACCACTACAGCCATACGCAAAGCATTGATGGCGAAATTCGTGGTGACATCAAAGACGCCAAAAACATCATCTTCTGTTTCGGCATGAAAATCCCTAACCCAGAAGTGCTGGCGGTTCGCCCACGCTCAATTGCGGTTACCGACCTAGGAGACAGCTTCATGGTCAGCTTTATGGAACCACCAATGCAAGTCGCTACCGACTTTATGGAAGACTGGTGTAAAGCACTTGTGAAATAA